In the Engraulis encrasicolus isolate BLACKSEA-1 chromosome 9, IST_EnEncr_1.0, whole genome shotgun sequence genome, one interval contains:
- the LOC134455888 gene encoding myosin-7-like isoform X2, producing MTNFSSSQTMGDAAMKEFGAAASYLRKSDKERLEAQTRPFDMKKECFVPDPEDEYVKGTIVSREGDNVTCDTEKGKTITVKEVDVHPQNPPKFDKIEDMAMFTFLHEPAVLFNLKERYAAWMIYTYSGLFCVTVNPYKWLPVYNQEVVVAYRGKKRTEAPPHIYSISDNAYQYMLSDRENQSILITGESGAGKTVNTKRVIQYFASIAAGGVKKDQKNDKKGTLEDQIIQCNPALEAFGNAKTIRNDNSSRFGKFIRIHFAASGKLASADIETYLLEKSRVTFQLKAERDYHIFYQILSQKKPELLEMLLITANPYDYAFISQGETTVQSINDGDELMATDEAFDVLGFTQEEKNSIYKMVGAIMHYGNMKFKQKQREEQAEADGTEDADKSAFLMGLNSADLIKALCHPRVKVGNEWVTKGQNEQQVYYAMGALAKAVYEKMFLWMVVRINQSLDTKQPRQYFIGVLDIAGFEIFDFNTFEQMCINFTNEKLQQFFNHHMFVLEQEEYKKEGIEWTFIDFGMDLQACIDLIEKPMGIMSILEEECMFPKASDATFKAKLYDNHLGKSNNFQKPRIVKGKPEGHFSLVHYAGTVDYNINNWLTKNKDPLNETVVGLYQKSSVKLLSNLFVNYAGADSAVDAKGKEKKKKGSSFQTVSALHRENLNKLMTNLRSTHPHFVRCIIPNETKTPGAMCNPLVMHQLRCNGVLEGIRICRKGFPNRILYGDFKQRYRILNPAAIPEGQFLDSKKSAEKLLGSLDIDHNQYRFGYTKVFFKAGLLGVLEEMRDDRLALIMTRLQARSRGVLARIAFQKILERRDAVLVIQWNIRAFMSVKNWPWMRMFFKIKPLLRSAEAEKEMANMKEEFLKLKEAYAKSEARRKELEEKTVTLLQEKNDLTLQVQTEQDNLGDAEERCEGLIKNKIQLESKIKELTERLEDEEEMSSELTAKKRKLEDESSELKKDIDDLELTLAKVEKEKHATENKVKNLVEEMAALDETIAKLTKEKKALQEAHQQTLDDLQSEEDKVNTLTKAKAKLEQQVDDLEGSLEQEKKLRMDLERIKRKLEGDLKLTQENVMDLENDKQQLEERLKKKDFEISHLNSKIEDEQIIATQLQKKLKELQARIEELEEELEAERAARAKVEKQRADLARELEEISERLEEAGGATAAQIEMNKKREAEFQKMRRDLEESTLQHEAVAATLRKKHADSVADLGEQIDNLQRVKQKLEKEKSELRLELDDVISNMEQTAKAKINLEKSCRTMEDQMNEYKVKYEDAHRSINDFSTQKAKLQTENGELSRQLEERDSLVSQLTRSKQSYTQQIEDLKRQLEEEVKAKNALAHAVQSSRHDCDLLREQYEEEQEAKAELQRCMSKANCEVAQWRTKYETDAIQRTEELEDAKKKLTQRLQDAEEAVEAVNAKCSSLEKTKHRLQNEIEDLMVDVERSNALAAALDKKQRNFDKVLAEWKQKYEESQAELESSQKEARSLGTDLFKLKNTYEESLDHLETMKRENKNLQEEISDLSEQVGESAKSIHELEKIRKQLEQEKAEIQTALEEAEASLEHEEGKILRAQLEFNQVKADMERKIAEKDEEMEQAKRNHQRTVDTLQSSLESETRSRNEALRIKKKMEGDLNEMEIQLSQANRQAAEAQKQLKSLQGHLKDAQIHLDESLRANDDLKENIAIVERRNNLMQAELDELRSALEQTERGRKLAEQELLDVNERVQLLHSQNTGLVNNKKKLENDVNQLQTEVEEAVQECRNAEEKAKKAITDAAMMAEELKKEQDTSAHLERMKKNMEQTIKDLQHRLDEAEQIAMKGGKKQIQKLEAKVRELENELETEQKKCSESMKGIRKHERKIKELTYQTEEDRKNLARLQDLVDKLQLKVKSFKRATEEAEEQANGNLTKFRKLQHELDEAEERADIAESQVNKMRAKSRDIGAKVRGPKHISYFRRPNENCRGQI from the exons ATGACTAACTTCTCTTCAAGCCAAACCATGGGGGACGCTGCGATGAAGGAGTTTGGGGCGGCGGCTTCGTACCTGAGGAAGTCCGATAAGGAGCGCCTCGAGGCCCAAACTCGCCCCTTTGATATGAAAAAGGAGTGCTTTGTGCCTGACCCTGAAGATGAGTATGTGAAGGGAACTATAGTGAGTCGGGAGGGAGACAATGTCACCTGTGACACTGAGAAAGGAAAG ACTATCACTGTGAAGGAGGTTGATGTACACCCCCAGAACCCGCCAAAGTTTGATAAAATTGAGGACATGGCGATGTTCACCTTCCTGCATGAGCCTGCTGTGCTGTTTAACCTCAAAGAGCGTTATGCAGCCTGGATGATCTAC ACCTACTCTGGGTTGTTCTGTGTCACTGTCAACCCATACAAGTGGCTGCCAGTGTACAACCAGGAAGTTGTTGTTGCCTACAGAGGCAAGAAGAGGACTGAAGCTCCTCCGCATATCTATTCCATCTCTGACAATGCTTACCAATACATGCTGTCAG ATCGAGAGAATCAGTCAATCCTGATCAC TGGAGAATCTGGGGCAGGGAAGACTGTGAACACCAAGAGAGTTATTCAGTATTTTGCCAGCATTGCTGCAGGAGGCGTCAAGAAGGatcaaaaaaatgacaaaaag GGAACCCTGGAGGATCAAATCATCCAGTGTAACCCTGCACTGGAGGCCTTTGGCAACGCAAAGACCATCAGGAATGACAACTCATCCAGATTT GGGAAATTCATCAGGATCCATTTTGCTGCAAGTGGCAAGCTGGCTTCTGCAGACATTGAGACCT ATCTACTGGAGAAGTCTCGGGTGACTTTCCAGCTTAAGGCTGAGAGAGATTACCACATCTTCTACCAGATCCTATCTCAGAAGAAACCTGAGCTACTAG AGATGCTGCTCATCACTGCCAACCCCTACGACTATGCCTTCATCTCCCAAGGAGAGACAACTGTTCAATCGATTAACGATGGTGATGAACTGATGGCTACTGAT GAAGCATTTGATGTACTGGGCTTCACTCAAGAGGAGAAAAACAGCATTTACAAGATGGTCGGTGCCATCATGCACTATGGCAACATGAAGTTcaagcagaagcagagagaggagcaggcagaGGCTGATGGAACTGAGG ATGCAGACAAATCTGCGTTTCTGATGGGCCTGAACTCTGCTGACCTCATCAAGGCTTTGTGTCACCCAAGGGTCAAAGTAGGAAACGAGTGGGTCACCAAGGGACAAAATGAACAACAG GTATATTATGCCATGGGTGCACTAGCAAAAGCAGTGTATGAGAAGATGTTCCTTTGGATGGTGGTGAGAATCAACCAGTCATTGGACACCAAACAACCTCGGCAGTACTTCATTGGTGTGCTGGATATTGCTGGATTTGAGATTTTTGAT TTCAACACCTTTGAGCAAATGTGCATCAACTTTACTAATGAGAAGCTGCAGCAATTCTTCAACCACCACATGTTTGTGCTGGAACAAGAGGAGTACAAGAAGGAGGGGATTGAGTGGACGTTCATTGACTTTGGGATGGACTTACAAGCCTGCATTGATCTCATTGAAAAG CCCATGGGAATCATGTCCATCCTTGAAGAGGAGTGCATGTTCCCCAAGGCCAGTGATGCCACCTTTAAAGCCAAGCTCTATGACAACCACTTGGGGAAATCCAACAATTTCCAGAAGCCAAGAATTGTCAAGGGGAAACCAGAGGGCCATTTCTCCCTGGTTCACTATGCTGGCACTGTTGACTACAACATCAATAACTGGCTCACGAAAAATAAAGATCCTCTCAATGAGACAGTAGTTGGTTTATATCAAAAATCTTCAGTAAAGCTACTGTCCAATCTTTTTGTCAACTATGCAGGAGCTGACTCTG CAGTGGATGCCaaggggaaggagaagaagaaaaaaggctCTTCTTTTCAGACCGTTTCTGCCCTACACAGG GAGAACCTGAACAAACTAATGACAAACCTGCGGTCAACTCACCCCCACTTTGTGCGCTGCATCATCCCCAATGAGACCAAGACTCCTGGGGCCATGTGCAATCCATTGGTCATGCACCAGCTGCGCTGTAACGGTGTGCTGGAAGGCATCAGAATCTGCAGAAAGGGCTTCCCCAACAGGATCCTGTATGGAGATTTCAAACAGAG ATACCGTATCCTGAACCCTGCAGCAATCCCTGAGGGACAGTTCCTTGACAGCAAAAAGAGTGCAGAAAAGCTTCTGGGTTCCCTGGACATTGATCACAACCAGTATAGATTTGGATACACAAAG GTGTTCTTCAAAGCTGGTCTACTGGGTGTTCTTGAAGAAATGAGAGATGATAGACTTGCACTTATCATGACTAGACTGCAGGCTAGATCCAGAGGTGTTCTGGCTCGAATAGCATTCCAGAAGATTCTTGAACGAAG GGATGCTGTGCTTGTGATCCAGTGGAATATCCGCGCATTCATGTCGGTCAAGAATTGGCCCTGGATGAGGATGTTCTTCAAGATCAAGCCCTTGCTGAGATCAGCTGAAGCTGAGAAGGAGATGGCCAACATGAAGGAAGAATTCCTTAAACTGAAGGAGGCCTATGCTAAATCTGAAGCCCGGAGAAAAGAACTGGAAGAAAAAACGGTTACTCTTCTCCAAGAGAAGAATGATCTGACGCTTCAAGTTCAGACG GAGCAAGACAATCTTGGTGATGCGGAAGAACGGTGTGAAGGTTTGATCAAGAACAAGATTCAGCTGGAGTCTAAAATCAAAGAGCTGACTGAGAGacttgaagatgaggaggagatgagttcAGAGCTGACTGCTAAGAAGAGGAAGTTAGAGGATGAGTCTTCTGAGCTCAAGAAGGACATTGATGACTTGGAGCTCACTTTGGCTAAGGTGGAAAAGGAGAAACATGCCACTGAGAACAAA GTTAAAAACTTGGTTGAGGAGATGGCAGCTCTTGATGAGACTATTGCAAAGCTGACCAAGGAAAAAAAAGCTCTCCAAGAGGCTCACCAACAAACACTGGATGACCTTCAGAGTGAGGAGGACAAAGTCAACACTCTGACCAAGGCCAAAGCCAAACTGGAGCAGCAAGTTGATGAT CTAGAAGGGTCACTGGAGCAGGAAAAGAAACTGAGGATGGACCTTGAGAGAATAAAAAGGAAACTTGAGGGTGACCTAAAGTTGACCCAGGAAAATGTGATGGATTTAGAAAATGATAAACAGCAACTGGAAGAACGTCTGAAGAA GAAAGATTTCGAAATTAGCCATCTGAATAGTAAGATTGAAGATGAACAGATCATTGCCACACAGCTACAGAAGAAACTGAAGGAGCTACAG GCTCGCATTGAGGAGCTTGAGGAAGAACTGGAAGCTGAGCGAGCTGCCCGAGCCAAAGTGGAGAAGCAGCGAGCTGACCTGGCCAGAGAGCTGGAGGAGATCAGTGAGAggctggaggaggctggaggtgccACTGCAGCCCAGATTGAAATGAACAAGAAAAGGGAGGCTGAGTTCCAAAAGATGCGCAGAGACCTTGAAGAGTCCACTTTGCAACATGAGGCCGTTGCTGCCACACTGAGGAAGAAGCACGCAGATAGCGTAGCTGACCTCGGTGAGCAGATTGATAACCTACAGAGAGTGAAGCAGAAGCTCGAGAAGGAGAAAAGTGAGCTCCGCCTCGAACTGGATGATGTCATCTCCAACATGGAACAGACAGCTAAAGCCAAG ATAAACTTGGAAAAATCGTGCAGAACCATGGAAGATCAGATGAATGAATACAAGGTTAAATATGAAGATGCTCACCGCAGTATTAATGACTTTTCCACACAAAAGGCCAAGCTACAAACTGAAAATG GTGAGCTTTCCAGACAGCTTGAGGAGAGGGACTCTTTGGTATCACAGCTGACCAGAAGCAAACAGTCCTACACACAGCAGATTGAGGATCTGAAGAGACAATTGGAGGAGGAAGTGAAG GCCAAGAATGCACTAGCCCATGCAGTGCAGTCTTCCCGTCATGACTGTGACCTCCTGAGAGAGCAatatgaggaggagcaggaggccaagGCTGAGTTGCAGCGCTGTATGTCCAAGGCCAACTGTGAGGTGGCTCAGTGGAGGACCAAGTACGAGACTGATGCCATCCAGAGGACTGAGGAGTTAGAAGACGCCAA GAAAAAGCTCACACAGCGTTTGCAAGATGCAGAGGAAGCTGTGGAAGCTGTCAATGCCAAATGTTCCTCCCTGGAGAAAACTAAGCATAGACTGCAGAATGAGATTGAAGATCTCATGGTTGATGTGGAAAGATCCAATGCTCTTGCTGCCGCCCtggacaaaaaacaaagaaattttGATAAG GTCTTAGCTGAGTGGAAGCAGAAGTACGAGGAGTCCCAGGCTGAATTAGAGAGCTCCCAGAAAGAGGCCAGATCTCTTGGCACTGATCTCTTTAAACTGAAGAACACGTATGAGGAATCTCTGGACCACTTGGAGACTATGAAGAGGGAGAACAAAAATCTACAAG AGGAAATTTCAGATCTCAGCGAGCAAGTTGGAGAAAGTGCAAAGAGCATTCATGAATTAGAGAAAATTCGAAAACAACTCGAGCAAGAAAAAGCAGAAATACAGACAGCTCTGGAGGAAGCAGAG GCCTCACTTGAACATGAAGAAGGTAAGATTCTTAGAGCTCAGCTGGAATTCAACCAGGTCAAAGCTGACATGGAGCGTAAAATTGCTGAGAAGGATGAGGAAATGGAGCAGGCTAAGAGGAACCATCAGAGAACGGTGGACACCCTGCAGAGCTCCCTGGAGTCTGAGACTCGCAGCCGGAATGAAGCTCTCAGGATTAagaaaaagatggagggagacctcAATGAGATGGAGATCCAACTTAGCCAAGCCAACAGGCAAGCAGCTGAGGCCCAGAAGCAGCTCAAGAGTCTGCAGGGACATCTGAAG GATGCCCAAATACACCTGGATGAGTCTCTCCGTGCTAATGATGATCTCAAAGAGAACATTGCCATTGTGGAGAGACGCAACAACCTGATGCAGGCTGAACTGGATGAGCTGAGGTCTGCGttggagcagacagagagaggccggAAACTGGCTGAACAGGAGTTGCTGGACGTCAATGAGAGGGTCCAGCTCTTACACTCCCAG AACACCGGCCTGGTGAACAACAAGAAGAAGCTGGAGAATGATGTGAATCAGCTACAGACTGAGGTGGAGGAGGCTGTTCAAGAGTGCAGGAATGCTGAGGAGAAAGCCAAGAAGGCCATCACTGATGCAGCCATGATGGCAGAGGAGCTGAAGAAGGAGCAGGACACCAGTGCTCACCTGGAGCGCATGAAGAAGAACATGGAGCAAACCATCAAGGACCTGCAGCACCGCCTGGATGAAGCTGAGCAAATCGCCATGAAGGGTGGCAAGAAGCAAATTCAGAAGTTGGAGGCCAAG GTGAGAGAACTTGAAAATGAATTGGAAACGGAgcagaaaaaatgcagtgagtCTATGAAAGGAATCCGGAAACATGAAAGGAAAATCAAGGAACTTACTTACCAG ACTGAAGAGGACCGGAAGAATTTGGCTCGTCTGCAGGATCTTGTGGACAAGTTGCAGCTGAAAGTGAAGTCCTTCAAGAGGGCAACAGAAGAGGCT GAGGAGCAGGCCAATGGCAACTTGACCAAGTTCCGTAAGCTGCAGCATGAGCTGGATGAGGCTGAGGAGAGAGCTGACATAGCTGAGTCTCAGGTCAACAAGATGAGAGCCAAGAGTCGTGATATAGGTGCCAAGGTAAGGGGGCCTAAACATATATCCTATTTTAGAAGACCCAATGAAAATTGTAGGGgtcaaatctaa